From Heptranchias perlo isolate sHepPer1 chromosome 8, sHepPer1.hap1, whole genome shotgun sequence, a single genomic window includes:
- the gtf2h5 gene encoding general transcription factor IIH subunit 5 isoform X2, whose amino-acid sequence MVNVLKGVLIECDPAMKQFLLYLDDTNALGKKFIIQDLDETHLFVLAEVVHILQEKVGDLMDQNSFPITQK is encoded by the exons ATGGTTAATGTCCTAAAAGGAGTTCTCATTGAATG TGACCCAGCCATGAAGCAATTCTTGCTGTACTTGGATGATACAAATGCtttggggaaaaaatttataattCAGGACCTGGATGAAACTCATCTATTTGTCCTGGCTGAGGTCGTTCATATCTTGCAAGAAAAAGTTGGGGACTTAATGGACCAAAACTCATTTCCAATAAcgcagaagtaa
- the gtf2h5 gene encoding general transcription factor IIH subunit 5 isoform X1, whose amino-acid sequence MVRRRKSEMHRRPELEEPRVLGGSYRWRMLQSSGALQVHVQFDYQVAFDNHLVDNLCLDRPLGALLKMVNVLKGVLIECDPAMKQFLLYLDDTNALGKKFIIQDLDETHLFVLAEVVHILQEKVGDLMDQNSFPITQK is encoded by the exons ATGGTGAGACGAAGGAAGTCggagatgcacaggaggccagaattggaggaacccagagttctcggagggtcgtatcgctggaggatgttacagag TTCTGGAGCCTTGCAGGTTCATGTGCAGTTTGACTATCAAGTGGCTTTTGACAATCATCTTGTGGATAACCTCTGCTTGGATAGACCTCTTGGAGCTCTGTTAAAGATGGTTAATGTCCTAAAAGGAGTTCTCATTGAATG TGACCCAGCCATGAAGCAATTCTTGCTGTACTTGGATGATACAAATGCtttggggaaaaaatttataattCAGGACCTGGATGAAACTCATCTATTTGTCCTGGCTGAGGTCGTTCATATCTTGCAAGAAAAAGTTGGGGACTTAATGGACCAAAACTCATTTCCAATAAcgcagaagtaa